Proteins from one Ricinus communis isolate WT05 ecotype wild-type chromosome 9, ASM1957865v1, whole genome shotgun sequence genomic window:
- the LOC8282263 gene encoding peroxidase A2, translated as MHLSGVMIVCVLYGLLLGDSAVSAQQLSPTFYDESCPNVSSIIRGVINDTLQSDPRIAASLIRLHFHDCFVNGCDGSLLLDNSATIESEKEALGNNNSARGFEVVDTMKSLLEAACPQTVSCADILTIASQESVTLSGGPSWTNQLGRRDARTASRAQANLSLPSPFETLDQLKQKFLDVGLNDNVDLVALSGGHTFGRAQCFTFSQRLVDFNGTGAPDTSLNTTYGDTLRALCPVNGTPSVLTDLDSATPDAFDNRYFSNLLSGKGLLQSDQELFSTPGADTAGIVTNFSTSQTAFFESFVVSMIRMGNLSVLTGTDGEVRLNCRVVNPPLAEDDNLLVSSM; from the exons ATGCATCTTTCTGGGGTTATGATTGTATGTGTTCTTTATGGTCTTCTGCTTGGAGATTCTGCAGTCTCAGCTCAGCAACTGAGTCCAACATTTTATGATGAAAGTTGCCCAAATGTGAGCAGCATTATACGTGGAGTGATTAATGATACTCTGCAATCTGATCCAAGGATTGCTGCTAGCCTCATCAGGCTTCACTTCCATGACTGCTTTGTTAAT GGTTGTGATGGATCGCTTTTGTTGGACAATAGTGCTACTATAGAGAGTGAGAAAGAAGCTCTTGGCAACAACAACTCTGCCAGAGGTTTCGAAGTTGTGGACACCATGAAATCCCTGTTGGAGGCTGCTTGTCCTCAAACTGTTTCTTGTGCTGATATTCTCACTATTGCATCTCAGGAATCTGTTACTTTG TCGGGAGGTCCTTCATGGACTAATCAACTAGGAAGAAGAGATGCCAGAACAGCAAGCAGAGCTCAAGCTAATCTTTCTCTTCCAAGTCCCTTTGAAACCCTTGATCAGCTGAAACAAAAGTTTTTAGATGTTGGTCTCAACGACAACGTCGATCTGGTTGCGTTATCTG GTGGTCATACATTTGGAAGAGCTCAATGCTTTACTTTCAGCCAGCGTCTAGTCGATTTCAATGGTACTGGTGCTCCAGACACATCATTGAACACAACTTATGGAGATACACTTCGAGCATTGTGCCCTGTAAATGGAACTCCAAGTGTCTTGACCGACCTTGATTCAGCAACACCTGACGCATTTGACAACAGATATTTCTCAAATCTTCTGAGTGGCAAAGGCCTTCTGCAAAGTGATCAAGAACTGTTCTCAACTCCTGGTGCTGATACTGCTGGCATTGTCACCAACTTTAGCACTAGCCAAACTGCTTTCTTTGAGAGCTTCGTGGTTTCCATGATCAGGATGGGAAATCTCAGTGTCTTGACAGGCACTGATGGGGAGGTCAGGCTGAATTGCAGAGTTGTTAATCCACCTCTAGCTGAAGATGATAACCTTCTTGTCAGCTCAATGTGA